The following are from one region of the Streptomyces tuirus genome:
- a CDS encoding MCE family protein has translation MRVIRLRLYGIAFLTVLALLLSLAVAVYQQAFTPVVRVTLEAGSLGNQLDPRADVKLRGLLVGEVRSVRADGEKATLDLALNPEHVASIPSDVHARLLPKTLFGEKYVDLVAPRGSAAARPLRAGDVITQDRTRVGMEVQQLMNDLLPLLRTVEPGELNSTLSAFATALEGRGDRIGDNLTRVEDYLRRLNPHLPSLKEDIARFADVAEVYGDAAPDLMRILRNTVTTSRTLVEKEDRLAAALRTTASVAGTTEDFLDDNGDRLITLGRVSRPTLALFARYSPEYPCLLDGLVRQEKASEEAFRGGRMRITLEVVRAQRAYEPGEEPRYGERSGPDCRGLPGPPVPGPKPELNDGTSSGGSDDALPGGTHVSATDAEQRAVGSLVAPALGVPADEVPPVTTLLFGPLARGTAVSVA, from the coding sequence ATGAGAGTGATCAGACTGCGGTTGTACGGCATCGCCTTCCTCACCGTGCTGGCCCTGCTGCTGTCCCTCGCCGTGGCTGTCTACCAGCAGGCGTTCACCCCGGTGGTGCGCGTCACCCTGGAGGCCGGCAGCCTGGGCAACCAGCTCGATCCGCGGGCCGACGTCAAGCTGCGCGGGCTGCTGGTCGGCGAGGTGCGTTCGGTGCGCGCGGACGGCGAGAAGGCCACGCTCGACCTCGCGCTCAACCCGGAGCACGTCGCGTCCATCCCCTCGGACGTGCACGCGCGGCTGCTGCCCAAGACGCTGTTCGGCGAGAAGTACGTCGACCTCGTGGCACCGCGCGGCTCCGCGGCCGCCCGTCCCCTGCGCGCCGGGGACGTCATCACCCAGGACCGCACCAGGGTGGGCATGGAGGTGCAGCAGCTGATGAACGACCTGCTGCCCCTGCTGCGGACCGTCGAGCCGGGCGAACTCAACTCCACGCTCTCGGCGTTCGCCACCGCGCTGGAGGGCCGCGGCGACCGGATCGGCGACAACCTGACCCGCGTCGAGGACTATCTGCGCCGCCTCAACCCGCACCTGCCGTCCCTGAAGGAGGACATCGCGCGCTTCGCCGACGTCGCCGAGGTGTACGGGGACGCCGCGCCCGACCTGATGAGGATCCTGCGCAACACGGTCACCACCAGCCGCACCCTCGTCGAGAAGGAGGACCGGCTGGCCGCCGCCCTGCGCACGACCGCGTCCGTGGCGGGCACCACGGAGGACTTCCTGGACGACAACGGCGACCGGCTGATCACGCTGGGCCGGGTCTCCCGCCCCACCCTGGCGCTCTTCGCCCGCTACTCACCCGAGTACCCGTGCCTGCTGGACGGCCTGGTGCGGCAGGAGAAGGCCTCCGAGGAGGCGTTCCGGGGCGGCAGGATGCGGATCACCCTCGAAGTGGTGCGGGCCCAGCGCGCGTACGAGCCCGGCGAGGAGCCGCGCTACGGCGAGCGGTCGGGACCGGACTGCCGGGGTCTGCCCGGCCCGCCGGTGCCCGGCCCGAAACCCGAGCTCAACGACGGTACGTCGTCCGGCGGTTCGGACGACGCCCTGCCCGGAGGTACGCACGTGTCCGCCACCGACGCCGAGCAGCGGGCCGTCGGCTCGCTCGTGGCCCCCGCCCTGGGCGTGCCCGCCGACGAGGTGCCGCCCGTCACGACCCTGCTGTTCGGGCCGCTGGCCCGCGGAACGGCGGTGAGCGTCGCATGA
- a CDS encoding MlaE family ABC transporter permease, with protein sequence MRLLDRPLRSLEELGTQLSFYGRSLAWTGRTLRRYKKEVLRLLAEVTFGRGALAVVGGTVGVIAFLSFFTGTEVGLQGYAALNQLGTSNFVAFLSAYFNTREIAPLVAGLALSATVGAGFTAQLGAMRISEETDALEVMGVPSLPFLVTTRMIAGFVAVIPLYVVGLLSSYLAARTITTGYYGQSAGTYDHYFQQYLPPVDVLWSFGKVIVFAVLIILVHCYYGYYASGGPAGVGVAVGRAVRTSIVAINVLDFFLSLAIWGASTTVRIAG encoded by the coding sequence ATGAGACTCCTCGACCGCCCCCTGCGCTCCCTCGAAGAGCTGGGCACCCAACTCTCCTTCTACGGCCGCTCCCTGGCCTGGACGGGCCGTACGCTGCGCCGCTACAAGAAGGAGGTCCTGCGCCTGCTCGCCGAGGTGACCTTCGGCCGTGGCGCGCTGGCCGTCGTCGGCGGCACGGTCGGTGTGATCGCCTTCCTGTCGTTCTTCACCGGCACCGAGGTCGGCCTGCAGGGCTACGCGGCCCTCAACCAGCTCGGCACCTCCAACTTCGTGGCGTTCCTGTCGGCGTACTTCAACACCCGGGAGATCGCCCCGCTGGTGGCCGGGCTCGCCCTGTCCGCGACGGTGGGCGCCGGCTTCACCGCCCAGCTCGGCGCGATGCGGATCAGCGAGGAGACCGACGCCCTGGAAGTCATGGGCGTCCCCTCGCTGCCGTTCCTCGTGACCACGCGGATGATCGCCGGGTTCGTCGCCGTGATCCCGCTGTACGTGGTCGGGCTGCTGTCCTCGTATCTGGCCGCCCGCACCATCACCACCGGCTACTACGGGCAGTCGGCCGGCACCTACGACCACTACTTCCAGCAGTACCTGCCGCCGGTGGACGTGCTCTGGTCCTTCGGGAAGGTGATCGTCTTCGCCGTCCTGATCATCCTGGTGCACTGCTACTACGGCTACTACGCGAGCGGCGGACCGGCCGGCGTCGGCGTCGCGGTGGGCCGCGCGGTGCGCACCTCGATCGTCGCCATCAATGTCCTGGACTTCTTCCTGAGCCTCGCCATCTGGGGCGCCAGCACGACCGTACGGATCGCGGGGTGA
- a CDS encoding MlaE family ABC transporter permease encodes MSLSPTGALRHSGSLFAMALDVLRTMPRRPFQLREFIQQAWFIASVTILPTALVSIPFGAVIALQIGSLTRQLGAQSFAGAASVLAVLREASPIVTALLIAGAGGTAICADLGARKIREEIDAMQVLGIDPIHRLVVPRVLASMVVALLLNGLVSVVGVAGGYFFNVVLQNGTPGAYLASFTTLAQLSDLWAAELKALVFGAIAAIVASYKGLTAKGGPKGVGDAVNQSVVITFMLLFVTNFVMTAVYFQVVPQRG; translated from the coding sequence ATGAGCCTGTCGCCCACCGGGGCCCTGCGGCACTCCGGCAGCCTGTTCGCGATGGCGCTGGACGTCCTGCGCACGATGCCCCGCCGCCCTTTCCAGCTACGGGAGTTCATCCAGCAGGCGTGGTTCATCGCGAGCGTCACGATCCTTCCCACCGCGCTCGTGTCCATCCCCTTCGGCGCGGTCATCGCGCTGCAGATCGGCAGCCTGACCCGGCAGCTCGGCGCCCAGTCCTTCGCCGGTGCCGCCTCGGTGCTCGCGGTCCTGCGGGAGGCCTCCCCGATCGTCACCGCGCTGCTGATCGCGGGCGCCGGCGGCACCGCCATCTGCGCGGACCTGGGGGCGCGCAAGATCCGCGAGGAGATCGACGCGATGCAGGTGCTGGGCATCGACCCGATCCACCGCCTCGTCGTCCCGCGGGTGCTGGCGTCGATGGTGGTCGCCCTGCTGCTCAACGGCCTGGTCTCGGTGGTCGGCGTCGCGGGCGGCTACTTCTTCAACGTGGTCCTCCAGAACGGCACGCCCGGCGCGTACCTGGCGTCCTTCACCACCCTCGCCCAGCTCTCCGACCTGTGGGCGGCCGAGCTGAAGGCGCTGGTGTTCGGGGCGATCGCCGCGATCGTCGCCTCGTACAAGGGACTGACCGCCAAGGGCGGGCCCAAAGGCGTGGGGGACGCGGTGAACCAGTCGGTGGTGATCACCTTCATGTTGCTGTTCGTGACGAACTTCGTGATGACCGCGGTGTACTTCCAGGTCGTCCCCCAGAGGGGTTAG